The following proteins come from a genomic window of Synechococcus sp. BIOS-E4-1:
- a CDS encoding S8 family serine peptidase, protein MFNTNSFFLNRFQSYFQAPRRRRFQTNRFNKPERLDNNRGEQYGQEANEFESRAQTSFNSRLNGEARFEGDSTQWAKVGRRQPSAAKSWSRSFRSIGLDRDPIGFKSTGNTDFMRSGKASKTLGQGFEKANRQEQRAPFKSNVLMHSKSNGIETEPEGGVFPELSRGIIDNRVAWRQESSNGITQAAIGRNNRQTNLIRREHYFDRNLNLGSVFGLQRIFDASGDASKKEVFEDGALEISYNKNYLNSLKNIYAPQFNHWGGISFNLPGSVSATVSATKSSTGEVVDLGSTTLNLDQSSFYVNLKDQLEASDSLLDRRSTWNIDVDIDANYVNGLNINLEDFNENITMIDALDVGSGYRGDVTANTFTYLDYNGGFFGNSFDTGRIYRGRGGTDTLVLDGINKNDLLEFNGSSVNQLGQSEAGGAALGEQAFYGGTVFDVLNLNNGDELYLQGIETISCEDGDIRVRANMSDSTKEQWNLQAMDVSGAWRFNRGSSDVVMVSLDSGIGDIAGNADDIDDEIDHVVNKTSKYTDTRAAFRDHGHHSMSIMGARHDGQGIAGIAPGSQMWAYQVWEPGFHGAIEDAKADRESHERLVFQNGANFGGEGLWGPRGNTRSITEEQMMESLAETEDYGFFSVAAGNNWSRDGVSTQNLAHFQTDFGNIASVGAVQFTATDEIDNITNVTGTQIAGYSNQGDDLTLSAPTDSRAVNGNGDITDFGGTSCANPNLAGVAALVWSENTCLSGSDVRDLLTHSAMDLGAAGRDDAFGHGMVNAEAAVRRSHALAENYELASFYTNDQFLA, encoded by the coding sequence ATGTTCAACACCAATTCGTTTTTTCTGAACCGATTTCAATCCTATTTTCAAGCCCCGAGACGACGTCGCTTCCAAACAAACAGATTCAACAAACCGGAGCGCCTCGACAACAACCGCGGCGAGCAATACGGCCAGGAAGCCAACGAGTTCGAGTCACGAGCACAGACCAGTTTCAACTCTCGACTGAATGGTGAAGCACGCTTTGAGGGTGATTCGACACAGTGGGCAAAGGTTGGTCGCAGACAACCAAGTGCAGCAAAATCATGGTCAAGGTCATTCAGAAGCATTGGCCTTGACAGGGATCCAATTGGGTTCAAGAGCACAGGCAATACAGACTTCATGAGGTCAGGCAAGGCCTCTAAAACTTTGGGTCAAGGCTTTGAGAAAGCAAATAGACAGGAGCAGCGAGCTCCGTTCAAAAGCAATGTCTTAATGCACAGCAAATCCAACGGAATAGAAACCGAACCAGAAGGAGGCGTTTTCCCTGAGCTCAGCCGAGGAATCATTGATAATCGTGTTGCCTGGAGACAAGAGTCCAGCAATGGGATCACACAAGCTGCCATCGGTCGAAACAACCGCCAAACAAATCTCATCAGAAGGGAGCATTACTTTGACCGCAATCTGAATCTGGGTTCAGTGTTCGGGCTACAACGCATCTTTGATGCATCAGGTGATGCATCAAAAAAGGAAGTCTTTGAAGATGGAGCGCTGGAAATCAGCTACAACAAGAACTACCTCAACAGTCTGAAAAATATCTATGCACCTCAATTCAATCACTGGGGGGGAATAAGCTTCAACTTGCCTGGCTCGGTATCGGCGACAGTTTCTGCCACCAAATCGTCCACTGGCGAAGTTGTTGATCTTGGCAGCACCACTCTCAACCTTGATCAAAGCAGTTTCTACGTGAATCTCAAGGATCAACTGGAAGCATCTGACAGCTTACTTGACCGACGCAGCACATGGAATATTGACGTCGATATTGATGCAAACTACGTTAACGGACTCAACATCAATCTCGAAGACTTTAATGAAAATATCACCATGATTGATGCCCTGGATGTAGGGAGTGGTTATCGAGGTGACGTCACAGCAAATACCTTTACCTATCTGGATTACAACGGAGGATTCTTTGGCAATTCCTTCGATACCGGCAGAATTTACCGCGGTCGTGGCGGCACAGACACACTAGTGCTCGATGGCATCAACAAAAACGACCTCCTTGAATTCAACGGTAGTTCTGTTAACCAACTGGGGCAATCGGAAGCGGGCGGCGCAGCGCTTGGTGAACAAGCATTCTACGGCGGCACTGTCTTTGACGTTCTCAATCTCAACAACGGAGATGAGCTCTATCTACAGGGCATTGAAACAATCTCCTGCGAAGACGGTGACATCCGAGTCCGCGCCAACATGAGTGATTCCACCAAAGAGCAGTGGAACCTCCAGGCCATGGATGTCTCTGGTGCCTGGCGATTTAATCGAGGCTCCAGTGATGTGGTAATGGTTTCTCTTGATTCTGGAATTGGTGATATTGCTGGCAATGCTGATGACATTGACGATGAAATTGATCATGTCGTCAACAAAACAAGTAAATATACTGATACCAGAGCTGCATTTCGTGATCATGGCCATCACTCAATGAGCATCATGGGAGCGCGTCACGATGGGCAAGGAATTGCAGGAATCGCACCCGGGAGCCAAATGTGGGCTTATCAAGTCTGGGAGCCAGGCTTTCACGGAGCAATTGAAGATGCAAAGGCTGACAGAGAATCTCATGAACGCCTTGTTTTTCAGAATGGTGCGAATTTCGGTGGTGAAGGTCTTTGGGGTCCCCGTGGAAACACACGCTCGATTACCGAAGAACAAATGATGGAATCTCTGGCTGAAACAGAAGATTATGGATTCTTCTCAGTTGCGGCAGGAAATAACTGGTCCAGAGATGGTGTCAGCACACAGAATCTTGCACATTTCCAAACCGACTTTGGGAACATTGCGAGCGTCGGCGCTGTTCAGTTCACAGCAACTGATGAGATCGACAACATCACCAATGTTACCGGCACTCAAATCGCTGGATATTCCAATCAAGGCGATGACCTGACCCTCTCCGCACCCACCGACAGCAGAGCTGTCAATGGAAACGGCGATATCACAGACTTCGGTGGAACATCCTGTGCCAACCCAAATTTGGCCGGTGTTGCTGCTTTGGTTTGGTCTGAAAACACTTGCCTCTCAGGCAGCGACGTACGTGATCTGTTGACCCACAGCGCCATGGATCTTGGAGCTGCAGGTCGCGATGATGCTTTTGGCCATGGCATGGTCAATGCAGAAGCTGCAGTCCGCCGTTCTCATGCACTTGCAGAGAACTATGAACTGGCAAGTTTCTATACCAACGATCAGTTCCTGGCCTGA